From a single Aestuariibius sp. HNIBRBA575 genomic region:
- a CDS encoding DUF1467 family protein, whose amino-acid sequence MGITSALVLFAVIWFMVFFIVLPLRLTTQGEAGEVVPGTHKSAPSDVNIARKAKITSVVSLGVFGIIAGTILSGVISVRDMDWFDRMASPHIPSMHPDVLDAE is encoded by the coding sequence ATGGGAATCACATCGGCGTTGGTATTATTTGCCGTGATCTGGTTCATGGTGTTCTTTATTGTGCTGCCCTTGCGTCTGACAACGCAAGGCGAAGCAGGAGAGGTGGTTCCCGGCACCCATAAATCCGCGCCCAGTGACGTGAATATCGCCCGCAAAGCCAAGATCACCAGCGTTGTTTCGTTGGGGGTGTTTGGCATCATTGCGGGCACCATTCTGTCTGGGGTGATCTCTGTTCGGGATATGGATTGGTTTGACCGGATGGCATCGCCGCATATCCCGTCCATGCACCCTGATGTATTGGATGCTGAATAA
- a CDS encoding NUDIX hydrolase: protein MTHWPKLAAIAVVVQGDHVLLVRRKNPPDAGLWGYPGGHVDPGETALAAAMREVAEETGVTVRAGGYLTNLDIIGHHPDGTLEYHYLLAAVHCDYVSGTPQAADDVSDAAWMPLSQVLDGNLNMSADVANVLQMAIAARA from the coding sequence ATGACGCATTGGCCAAAACTTGCGGCCATTGCGGTTGTTGTGCAGGGCGATCACGTCCTGCTTGTGCGGCGCAAAAATCCACCTGATGCCGGGCTGTGGGGCTATCCGGGGGGGCATGTTGATCCGGGTGAAACTGCACTTGCGGCGGCTATGCGCGAAGTGGCCGAAGAAACCGGTGTGACCGTGCGCGCCGGTGGGTATTTAACCAACCTCGACATCATCGGTCACCACCCTGATGGCACGCTGGAATATCACTACCTGCTGGCTGCGGTTCACTGCGATTATGTCAGCGGCACGCCCCAAGCTGCCGATGATGTTTCTGACGCGGCTTGGATGCCCCTATCACAGGTTCTGGACGGCAATCTAAACATGAGCGCAGACGTCGCGAACGTGTTGCAAATGGCCATCGCAGCGCGGGCTTAG
- a CDS encoding Flp family type IVb pilin, translated as MANFIERFWSDEDGNTTIDWLVLTAGIVLLGAAIMAAVSPSTRNMADNTADIIEARQTDGG; from the coding sequence ATGGCGAATTTTATTGAACGCTTTTGGAGTGACGAAGACGGTAATACAACAATCGACTGGTTGGTTTTGACCGCTGGGATTGTGTTGCTGGGCGCGGCGATTATGGCGGCCGTTTCTCCGAGTACGCGCAATATGGCCGACAACACAGCCGATATTATCGAAGCTCGTCAAACCGACGGCGGCTGA
- the mce gene encoding methylmalonyl-CoA epimerase: MIGRLNHVAIAVPNLEAAAAQYRNALGAKVGAPQDEPDHGVTVIFIELPNTKIELLYPLGEDSPINGFLAKNPSGGIHHICYEVDDIIAARDHLQETGARVLGSGEPKIGAHGKPVLFLHPKDFNGCLVELEQV; this comes from the coding sequence ATGATCGGTCGTTTGAACCATGTCGCCATTGCTGTCCCAAATTTGGAGGCCGCAGCCGCACAATATCGCAACGCATTGGGAGCCAAAGTGGGCGCCCCACAGGATGAACCTGATCACGGGGTGACGGTGATTTTTATTGAATTGCCAAATACCAAGATCGAATTGCTGTATCCGCTGGGCGAAGACAGCCCGATCAACGGCTTTTTGGCGAAAAACCCATCCGGTGGCATCCATCATATCTGTTACGAAGTGGATGACATCATCGCTGCGCGTGACCATTTGCAGGAAACCGGGGCACGTGTGCTGGGATCTGGCGAGCCAAAAATCGGCGCGCATGGCAAACCGGTGCTGTTTTTGCATCCCAAGGATTTCAACGGCTGTCTTGTTGAATTAGAGCAGGTTTAA
- a CDS encoding response regulator — translation MDNLDDFLMTRPPTANRPLLGHTVLAVEDSRFASEALRLLSLRSGARIRRADSLHHARRHLRVYRPSVIIIDLGLPDGAGEDLIQELANTSPRVEVILGISGDVDAAERALNAGADGFIAKPIASLAAFQQAILDHLPADKQPPMPRNVSAEIIHPDRLAYRDDLAHVAEMLGDGQTGEQDLPQKLDYVTQFLSGLALSADDADLSAALIDLDHGTYSREQLSTEAMRLSKLVQDRIAAQSQI, via the coding sequence ATGGACAATCTTGACGACTTTCTGATGACACGGCCACCAACGGCCAACCGTCCCTTGCTGGGGCATACGGTTCTGGCGGTTGAGGATAGCCGTTTCGCGTCTGAGGCTCTGCGCCTGTTATCGTTGCGATCTGGCGCACGGATTCGGCGCGCAGACAGCCTGCATCATGCGCGCCGCCATTTGCGGGTTTACCGCCCTTCGGTGATCATCATTGATCTGGGCCTGCCCGATGGCGCTGGCGAAGATCTGATTCAGGAATTGGCCAATACCAGCCCCCGCGTCGAGGTGATTCTAGGGATTTCAGGCGATGTGGACGCGGCTGAACGTGCGCTGAACGCTGGGGCTGATGGATTTATTGCCAAACCCATCGCATCCCTTGCGGCCTTTCAACAGGCGATTCTGGATCATTTACCCGCGGATAAACAACCGCCCATGCCCCGGAATGTGTCCGCCGAAATCATCCATCCAGATCGGCTGGCTTATCGGGATGATCTGGCGCATGTGGCTGAAATGCTGGGTGATGGGCAAACCGGTGAACAGGACCTGCCGCAAAAACTTGACTACGTGACACAGTTTTTGTCCGGGCTCGCCTTATCCGCCGATGATGCCGACCTGAGCGCGGCGTTGATCGATTTGGACCACGGCACATATAGCCGCGAACAACTCAGCACCGAAGCGATGCGCCTATCAAAATTGGTCCAAGACCGTATCGCGGCGCAAAGCCAGATTTAA
- a CDS encoding DUF1501 domain-containing protein, which yields MTNDVCRRKFLMRGAALGCSAAASPLITPIALANAPWDTRLVVIVLRGGMDGLDVVQPYGDPAMAALRPNLKTGQAADALDLDGFYAMHPSLAPIYPLWQAGQLGFVHAVSTPYRDKRSHFDGQDILEAGITNLGQGVRDGWLNRLLQVTPGIETETAFAVGRERMLILEGDAPSSAWAPRSELDLSPQAERLLELIYHDDPLFREASRDALLIAGDVAAQADLASETEEMLADNPMMGAVRPNIAHVQLAEFAASRLRGDTRIASFSLNGWDTHNGQKRGIGNALRALSETILTLQAGLGAQWGKTAVICMTEFGRTARENGTNGTDHGTGGAMVLAGGAVRGGRVVTDWPGLSDADLYAGRDLMPTRDVRAIAGWALRDMIGMSVPNIENIVFPGVELGQNPGIIL from the coding sequence ATGACAAACGATGTGTGCAGACGCAAATTTTTGATGCGCGGCGCAGCACTTGGATGTTCGGCGGCCGCCAGCCCGTTGATCACTCCGATCGCATTGGCCAATGCCCCATGGGACACGCGGTTGGTCGTGATCGTGTTGCGCGGTGGCATGGATGGGCTGGACGTCGTGCAGCCCTATGGTGATCCGGCAATGGCGGCGCTGCGGCCAAACCTGAAAACCGGACAGGCGGCTGATGCGCTTGATCTGGATGGGTTTTATGCGATGCATCCGTCACTGGCGCCTATTTATCCATTGTGGCAGGCCGGTCAGCTGGGATTTGTGCACGCAGTTTCAACGCCTTATCGCGACAAACGCAGCCATTTTGACGGGCAGGACATCCTAGAAGCAGGGATCACAAATCTGGGACAGGGCGTGCGGGATGGGTGGCTAAATCGGCTGCTGCAGGTGACGCCGGGGATCGAAACGGAAACCGCTTTTGCTGTTGGGCGGGAACGGATGCTGATCCTAGAAGGGGATGCACCAAGTTCGGCTTGGGCCCCGCGATCTGAGCTGGATCTGAGCCCGCAGGCCGAACGTTTATTGGAACTGATCTATCACGACGACCCCTTGTTCAGAGAGGCATCGCGCGATGCGTTGCTGATCGCGGGGGACGTGGCGGCGCAGGCGGATTTGGCCAGCGAAACCGAAGAAATGCTGGCGGACAATCCGATGATGGGGGCGGTGCGCCCCAATATTGCACATGTTCAACTGGCAGAATTTGCCGCGTCCCGGCTGCGCGGCGACACGCGTATCGCCTCGTTTTCATTGAATGGGTGGGATACCCATAATGGGCAAAAACGCGGCATCGGAAATGCATTGCGGGCCTTGTCAGAAACGATTTTGACCTTGCAGGCGGGGCTGGGGGCGCAATGGGGCAAAACGGCCGTGATTTGCATGACCGAATTTGGCCGCACGGCCCGGGAAAATGGGACCAATGGGACCGATCATGGGACCGGTGGCGCGATGGTTTTGGCCGGGGGCGCTGTGCGGGGGGGGCGCGTGGTCACGGATTGGCCGGGATTGTCCGACGCGGATTTATATGCCGGGCGTGATTTGATGCCAACACGCGATGTGCGGGCCATCGCCGGCTGGGCGCTGAGGGATATGATCGGGATGTCGGTGCCGAATATTGAAAATATCGTGTTTCCGGGTGTTGAACTGGGGCAAAATCCTGGAATCATATTGTAA
- a CDS encoding EI24 domain-containing protein has protein sequence MIVTDFFKAFAQLPDPRFRRVLWLGIALTIALLVGAYAVLLWFINSTSGEPITIPGIGEISWLGDLLGWGSLLLMFILSIFLMVPVASAITSMFLDDVAQAVEDVHYPHLPDIPRTPFGDAFRDTINFLGVLIGANLLAIIAYGLLPFAAIVIFWGLNGYLLGREYFQIAAMRRIGRQNAKALRKQHSGEIWLAGCLMAIPLTVPLLNLIIPILGAATFTHLFHRLNNKAG, from the coding sequence ATGATCGTCACCGACTTTTTCAAGGCATTCGCCCAATTGCCCGATCCCCGCTTTCGGCGTGTATTGTGGCTGGGAATTGCGTTGACCATCGCGTTGCTGGTCGGGGCTTATGCCGTTTTGTTGTGGTTCATCAACAGCACGTCGGGCGAACCCATAACCATCCCCGGCATCGGTGAAATCTCATGGCTAGGCGACCTGCTGGGCTGGGGCAGTTTGTTGTTGATGTTCATCCTGTCGATATTCCTGATGGTGCCGGTTGCTTCGGCGATCACATCGATGTTTCTGGATGACGTCGCGCAGGCGGTTGAGGATGTGCACTATCCCCATTTGCCCGATATTCCCCGCACGCCATTTGGTGACGCGTTTCGCGACACTATCAATTTTCTCGGGGTTTTGATTGGCGCAAACCTACTGGCGATCATCGCATATGGGTTGCTGCCCTTTGCCGCGATTGTCATTTTCTGGGGGTTGAACGGCTATCTGCTGGGGCGGGAATATTTTCAGATCGCTGCCATGCGTCGGATCGGACGCCAAAATGCCAAAGCGCTGCGCAAACAGCATTCCGGTGAAATTTGGCTGGCAGGTTGTCTGATGGCAATCCCTCTGACGGTGCCGCTATTGAACCTGATCATCCCAATTTTGGGGGCCGCCACGTTCACGCATCTGTTTCATCGATTGAACAACAAGGCAGGCTAA